From Prochlorococcus sp. MIT 1223, the proteins below share one genomic window:
- a CDS encoding protein NO VEIN domain-containing protein, whose amino-acid sequence MEKEKTIFPKEKFVIGDPYQRKDMDEKIGETKINNRSGSGVFSFKNTVVLLVTLEQDLTEEENSYEDFFEYPEFVWSSQKKGPYSKPTTPVMKGMLESGAELFVRQKAKNASKTNPYLYCGSVDALSHGRPQGEESPFKVKFQLLADIQGINSEVDNLITWKPINYKNTKASYIISSLDKKKKKNKKSSSTSQGYQADKEIRNAVEDYAMKLAISHYESKGLKVKDVSKEKIGYDLSCDSKTFSFGVEVKGTRSAGSKVIVTEGELRKAKEAKVELFVVSMIEVKYQLEKKNIVCSSGHWSVISPWKPLAESLKPKTYDYELPTVEWNEI is encoded by the coding sequence ATGGAAAAGGAAAAAACTATATTCCCTAAAGAAAAGTTTGTTATTGGAGATCCTTATCAAAGAAAAGATATGGATGAAAAGATTGGTGAAACAAAGATAAATAATCGAAGTGGGTCTGGCGTCTTCTCTTTTAAAAATACCGTAGTTTTATTGGTGACTTTAGAACAAGATCTTACTGAAGAAGAGAACAGCTATGAAGACTTCTTTGAATATCCTGAGTTTGTATGGTCAAGTCAAAAGAAAGGGCCATACAGCAAGCCAACTACACCTGTAATGAAAGGGATGCTGGAAAGTGGAGCAGAACTTTTCGTAAGGCAAAAAGCAAAAAATGCGAGTAAAACAAATCCATATCTTTATTGCGGTTCAGTCGATGCTTTATCGCATGGGAGGCCTCAAGGAGAAGAAAGTCCTTTTAAAGTTAAATTCCAATTATTAGCGGATATTCAAGGGATTAATAGTGAAGTAGATAATTTAATAACCTGGAAACCGATTAATTATAAAAACACCAAAGCTTCTTATATTATTTCTTCATTGGATAAGAAAAAGAAGAAAAATAAAAAGAGCTCAAGCACGTCTCAAGGCTATCAAGCAGATAAAGAAATAAGGAATGCCGTTGAAGATTACGCTATGAAGCTCGCTATTTCACACTATGAATCCAAAGGGCTAAAAGTAAAAGATGTCTCAAAGGAAAAGATTGGCTATGACCTCTCTTGTGACTCAAAGACCTTTAGTTTTGGAGTTGAAGTTAAAGGTACTCGAAGCGCTGGTTCTAAAGTCATTGTCACTGAAGGTGAGCTGAGAAAAGCAAAGGAAGCGAAAGTAGAGCTATTTGTCGTATCAATGATTGAAGTTAAATATCAACTTGAGAAGAAAAATATAGTTTGTTCCTCTGGCCATTGGAGCGTAATTTCACCATGGAAGCCTTTAGCAGAATCACTCAAACCTAAAACGTATGACTATGAACTACCAACTGTTGAGTGGAATGAAATTTAA
- a CDS encoding virulence-associated E family protein, translated as MSDLIKSIPDGWEIEKEGTKRSCRLSSGDLVNLLLDVFSKKLKWNNLTLEPEYENALLDNNIQDYFHIFLNQKGWAIGKADAQDALIFAAKQNCYNPIWEWLEGIENDSNFYQVNINTIATDFLGTNDSLYDKMLKAFLIGAVSRAAERGCKFDNMLVLKGPQGIFKSSFFKALLPNPNWFCDTWEPNRKDLFMHLQTCFIYELAELETLTTKKAVGEVKGLLSSSIDTFRPPYGRNVIKAPRPSVMVGTVNEDCFLNDSTGSRRFWVVPLPQLEGQKIDIQKVKEERETIWKAAILAWRAGEKPYLTDDDQTESNSKNKLFVQENIFHEPLRIWTNSQSKDRFFTTDEAIIESGIKEREHIKQSDFKMAATALKGLGYFQEEKRINGIKARWWFKRM; from the coding sequence ATGTCAGATCTTATAAAATCAATTCCTGATGGATGGGAAATTGAAAAAGAAGGAACTAAAAGATCTTGCCGATTATCATCAGGTGATTTAGTCAACCTTCTTCTAGACGTTTTTTCTAAGAAACTAAAATGGAATAATTTAACTCTTGAACCAGAATATGAAAATGCATTATTAGATAATAATATCCAAGATTATTTTCATATTTTCTTAAATCAAAAAGGCTGGGCGATCGGGAAAGCTGATGCTCAAGATGCCTTAATTTTTGCTGCCAAACAGAATTGTTATAACCCTATATGGGAATGGTTAGAGGGAATCGAAAACGACTCAAACTTCTATCAAGTCAACATCAACACTATTGCCACCGACTTCCTCGGAACCAATGATTCCCTGTACGACAAGATGCTAAAAGCCTTCTTAATAGGAGCAGTATCTAGAGCAGCAGAAAGAGGTTGTAAATTCGACAACATGCTGGTACTTAAAGGTCCACAAGGGATTTTTAAAAGTTCTTTTTTTAAAGCTTTACTTCCAAATCCAAATTGGTTTTGTGATACCTGGGAACCCAACAGAAAAGATCTTTTTATGCATCTACAAACATGCTTTATCTATGAGCTTGCAGAGCTTGAGACATTAACGACTAAAAAGGCTGTAGGAGAAGTAAAAGGATTACTATCAAGTTCAATCGACACCTTCAGACCACCTTATGGTCGCAATGTTATTAAGGCCCCACGACCAAGTGTGATGGTTGGGACAGTGAATGAAGATTGTTTTCTCAATGACTCAACTGGTAGCAGAAGATTCTGGGTTGTTCCTTTACCTCAACTGGAAGGTCAAAAGATCGATATTCAAAAAGTAAAAGAAGAGCGTGAAACTATATGGAAGGCTGCAATTCTTGCTTGGAGGGCTGGAGAGAAACCCTATCTCACTGACGACGATCAAACAGAATCAAATAGCAAAAATAAACTCTTTGTTCAAGAAAACATCTTCCATGAACCTCTGAGGATCTGGACCAATAGTCAATCCAAGGATAGATTCTTTACAACAGACGAGGCAATTATCGAATCAGGTATCAAGGAAAGAGAGCACATCAAACAATCTGACTTCAAGATGGCAGCAACAGCATTGAAAGGACTGGGATATTTTCAAGAAGAGAAACGAATCAATGGAATTAAAGCTCGATGGTGGTTTAAGCGAATGTAG
- a CDS encoding DUF6891 domain-containing protein encodes MITEVDQLKRNKRGRLMTAVPNDTEEFLSSPLGKAFARLNKEGIRAHGKCGETQSEAAYLITADGYEGPWLCFTSQDQVDLLQTVGKKGTFICCGTEPSPEDDATNLQLYNRVIKILEEEEGITCTWDGDLNKRIYIEVNYNHNVYLSFFDLFTAACFDDANYYMLSCIYESIDENLEWFDSDEECLKGFNFIFNSSKEELKKDFIDDFKCNDFFNLGIPEGEYSSEEEFLEELDWDGIFEAIHEYCDEETIKEKLAKYLKKNIQEIDFKKTVKVKED; translated from the coding sequence ATGATTACTGAAGTCGATCAGCTAAAAAGGAATAAGAGAGGAAGACTAATGACTGCAGTGCCAAATGATACTGAGGAATTTCTTAGTTCTCCTTTAGGGAAAGCCTTTGCACGACTTAATAAGGAAGGTATTCGGGCGCATGGAAAGTGCGGAGAGACTCAAAGTGAAGCGGCTTATTTAATTACGGCTGATGGATATGAAGGCCCATGGCTATGTTTTACCTCACAGGATCAAGTCGATCTATTGCAAACTGTTGGAAAGAAAGGAACTTTTATTTGTTGTGGAACAGAACCTTCTCCAGAAGATGATGCAACAAATTTACAGCTGTATAACCGCGTCATCAAAATCTTAGAAGAAGAAGAAGGCATAACTTGTACATGGGATGGTGATTTAAATAAGAGAATCTATATTGAAGTGAACTACAACCATAATGTATATTTAAGCTTTTTCGATTTATTTACTGCTGCCTGTTTTGATGATGCCAACTACTACATGCTTTCATGTATATATGAGTCAATAGATGAAAATTTGGAGTGGTTTGATAGTGATGAAGAGTGTCTTAAAGGTTTTAATTTTATATTTAATAGCTCAAAGGAAGAGCTAAAGAAAGATTTTATTGATGATTTTAAGTGTAATGATTTCTTTAACCTCGGTATACCAGAAGGCGAATATTCATCTGAGGAAGAATTTCTAGAAGAACTGGATTGGGATGGAATCTTTGAAGCTATACATGAGTACTGTGATGAAGAAACAATCAAAGAAAAATTAGCTAAATATCTTAAGAAAAATATTCAGGAAATTGACTTTAAAAAGACTGTAAAAGTTAAAGAAGACTAA
- a CDS encoding HNH endonuclease signature motif containing protein, whose amino-acid sequence MPTNKNNKWTDRWLVNDLANGLLWLFSVFSFIAFMWVVVHLPWLIIIAISIYIFKRYLYKEEKPKIKRIGHNSFNKSLKEPQYHYKKEKSKPSNNCICGCKGIPFTHLPIGSKIDLKKHKVCPARWQRKRTGFYTNALGERVSWVSSAGQRSGQRALERQKEREEAQRQLKKAAVELQIKKELRKKEAKEARRKREENNEAALSRTEALERGLTTYIGHSCNVGHSGIRHVRNSECVECRKNDQRLRDAMRRGAYPRDLTQEEKLQITKIYKEAKFLTKATGIEHHVDHIKPLAAGGEHHPDNLQILTAKENLSKGAKWEGG is encoded by the coding sequence ATGCCAACTAATAAAAATAACAAATGGACAGATAGATGGTTAGTTAACGATCTGGCAAATGGATTGCTTTGGCTATTCAGTGTATTTTCATTCATTGCATTTATGTGGGTTGTAGTACATCTTCCCTGGTTGATTATCATTGCCATATCGATTTATATTTTTAAGCGTTATTTATATAAAGAAGAAAAGCCGAAAATCAAACGAATAGGTCATAATTCTTTCAACAAATCATTAAAAGAACCTCAATATCATTATAAGAAAGAAAAAAGTAAGCCATCAAATAATTGTATCTGTGGTTGCAAGGGAATTCCTTTTACTCATCTTCCTATAGGTTCAAAAATTGACTTGAAAAAGCACAAGGTTTGTCCAGCAAGGTGGCAGCGCAAAAGAACTGGGTTTTATACAAATGCATTAGGGGAAAGGGTCTCCTGGGTCAGTAGCGCTGGACAAAGATCTGGGCAAAGAGCATTAGAGCGCCAAAAAGAAAGAGAAGAAGCTCAAAGGCAATTGAAAAAGGCTGCCGTAGAGCTACAGATCAAGAAAGAGCTGAGAAAGAAAGAAGCGAAAGAAGCTCGGCGCAAACGAGAGGAAAATAATGAAGCCGCTCTTTCACGAACTGAGGCGTTAGAGAGAGGATTGACTACCTACATAGGGCATAGCTGCAATGTTGGGCACAGCGGCATACGTCATGTTCGAAATAGCGAGTGTGTCGAGTGTCGAAAAAACGACCAAAGACTTAGAGATGCCATGAGAAGGGGTGCCTATCCAAGAGATCTAACTCAAGAAGAAAAGCTACAAATCACAAAAATTTATAAGGAAGCAAAGTTTTTAACTAAAGCAACTGGTATTGAACATCATGTAGATCACATCAAACCACTTGCAGCAGGAGGCGAACATCACCCAGACAACCTTCAAATACTTACTGCAAAAGAGAACCTATCGAAAGGTGCTAAATGGGAAGGGGGGTAA
- a CDS encoding tetratricopeptide repeat protein, whose product MRLRDTAIALGVGTATALGLSFLKVEKPIVMGSTTVIFIASIMISSKEEEDLNEEYNSDQAYIKRGGEKLSQGNINESKNDIELINLGLAQHKLGNFQNALLAYNNALKVNPLCVIAINNRACLKIELGDYKGAIDDANKAIDLDGEFSLAYLNRAFANYFLCNYDSSIEDYNQTIDLDPENADAYFKRAVSKSSIGDTKGSLDDFIQALEINPNFKGAYYNIGNRYYELGEVEKAIDAYSKELDINPSCQLSYNNRGIRRHEIGDFEGAIEDYKKGLLIENKNEIDTASLYLNLGNSLLSLEKYPEAIESYNQCIENNENLTSAYCNRALANIEIENYEGAKVDSQKAIAINPDIALAYTNLALLKNLKDDFLGAISDYNKAIELDPNNGINYRNRGISKLGIEDVEGAINDLNKSLEINQYDALSYQRRGVAKCLSKDIVSACEDWKIAIELGDTESANYLNEVYSSDYFDSEDINSGAEDKKLFTRKDDDGKESQAELSSECDSYTAEDGTEIFQINGKEYIDDENHTCPVTIKKSDAKKYPEYDWEEDEENPELVSDSFFEIIPWKDGEETRDYDTYEQDFCSYYGLDPKDIVDIGPGAG is encoded by the coding sequence ATGAGACTTAGGGATACAGCAATTGCTTTAGGTGTTGGCACAGCTACTGCACTTGGCCTTTCATTTTTAAAGGTAGAAAAGCCTATTGTAATGGGTTCAACTACGGTAATCTTTATTGCAAGTATTATGATCTCTAGCAAAGAGGAAGAAGACTTAAATGAAGAATATAATTCTGACCAAGCTTATATAAAAAGAGGAGGGGAAAAACTCTCACAGGGTAACATTAATGAATCTAAAAATGATATAGAACTTATAAATCTAGGATTGGCTCAACATAAGCTTGGTAATTTTCAGAATGCACTACTTGCCTACAACAATGCTCTTAAAGTTAATCCATTATGTGTAATTGCAATTAATAATAGAGCTTGTTTGAAGATTGAACTTGGTGATTATAAGGGTGCAATTGATGATGCAAATAAAGCAATAGATTTAGACGGAGAGTTTTCATTGGCTTACCTTAATCGTGCATTTGCGAATTATTTTTTATGTAATTATGATTCTTCTATAGAAGATTACAATCAGACAATAGATCTTGACCCAGAAAATGCAGACGCCTATTTTAAACGCGCTGTCTCCAAGAGTTCAATTGGAGACACTAAAGGTTCTCTTGATGATTTTATTCAAGCTTTAGAAATCAACCCTAATTTTAAAGGTGCTTATTACAATATCGGTAATAGATATTATGAACTAGGTGAAGTTGAAAAAGCAATTGATGCATATTCAAAAGAGTTAGATATTAATCCAAGCTGTCAACTCTCATATAATAACCGTGGTATCAGAAGGCATGAAATAGGTGATTTTGAAGGAGCTATTGAAGATTACAAAAAAGGACTTTTGATTGAAAATAAGAATGAAATTGACACTGCAAGTCTTTACCTTAATCTTGGCAATAGTTTACTTTCTTTAGAAAAATATCCTGAAGCAATTGAATCATACAACCAGTGTATAGAAAACAACGAAAACCTTACTTCTGCTTATTGCAATAGAGCTCTTGCAAATATTGAAATAGAAAACTATGAAGGTGCTAAAGTTGATTCACAGAAGGCTATTGCTATAAACCCTGATATTGCACTTGCATATACTAATTTAGCACTTCTAAAAAATCTTAAAGATGATTTCTTAGGAGCAATTTCAGACTATAATAAGGCAATAGAATTAGATCCTAATAATGGAATTAATTATCGAAATAGAGGCATTTCTAAGCTAGGGATTGAAGATGTAGAAGGTGCTATAAATGATTTAAATAAATCATTAGAAATAAATCAGTATGATGCTCTTAGCTATCAGAGAAGAGGAGTAGCAAAATGTCTTTCAAAAGATATTGTTAGTGCCTGCGAAGACTGGAAGATAGCAATAGAATTAGGAGATACGGAATCTGCTAATTATTTAAATGAAGTTTACAGCAGTGATTATTTTGATAGTGAGGATATAAATTCTGGTGCTGAAGATAAAAAACTTTTTACTCGTAAAGATGATGATGGCAAAGAGTCTCAAGCAGAATTGAGCAGCGAATGTGATAGCTACACAGCCGAGGATGGTACTGAGATATTTCAGATCAACGGGAAGGAATACATTGATGATGAGAACCATACTTGCCCCGTAACTATTAAGAAGTCAGATGCCAAGAAATACCCTGAGTACGACTGGGAGGAAGATGAGGAGAACCCAGAACTTGTTTCGGATTCTTTCTTTGAAATCATCCCTTGGAAGGATGGAGAAGAAACCCGTGATTACGACACGTATGAGCAAGATTTCTGTAGTTACTATGGTCTAGATCCGAAAGACATTGTCGATATAGGACCAGGTGCAGGTTGA
- a CDS encoding Signal peptidase I → MSEKNEQRGFLKKFGKWAPIIGGAWIVLNIVLPLALLRIPAVQKFLVAASEKLPFDIPGNG, encoded by the coding sequence ATGTCAGAAAAAAATGAACAAAGAGGATTTCTCAAGAAATTTGGCAAATGGGCACCAATTATTGGTGGTGCTTGGATCGTTTTGAACATTGTTCTGCCTTTAGCCTTATTACGTATTCCTGCAGTTCAGAAATTCCTTGTAGCAGCATCAGAAAAGCTTCCTTTTGATATTCCTGGAAATGGTTAA
- a CDS encoding response regulator transcription factor, producing MDTSFNIHGKSLPNGTTLLIVEDDQNILSILERTLETEGYLVKSCKNGEEAKDLLYSNKGKSISLIIMDVVLPGINGLELCHELRKNGNQVPILIISGRDSEIDKVLALESGADDYLVKPFGLRELVARCNSHIRRTLFRDTYKLAEVRGPYKHSNICLYPQEYRATIKEIELELSPKEYKLLELFIQSPKKVWSRDKILEKIWGINFTGDRKTVDVHIRWLRKKIEDDPSDPKLIQTVRGFGYRFT from the coding sequence TTGGATACTTCATTTAATATTCATGGTAAATCTTTGCCTAATGGAACTACTTTATTAATAGTAGAAGATGACCAAAACATTTTATCGATTTTAGAAAGAACTTTAGAGACAGAAGGCTATCTCGTTAAATCATGCAAAAATGGAGAAGAAGCAAAAGATTTATTATATTCTAATAAAGGGAAATCAATAAGCTTAATAATTATGGACGTAGTATTACCTGGAATAAATGGATTAGAACTTTGCCACGAATTACGCAAAAACGGTAATCAAGTGCCAATTCTAATTATTAGTGGAAGAGATAGCGAAATAGATAAAGTATTAGCTTTAGAATCTGGAGCTGATGATTATCTTGTAAAACCATTTGGACTTAGAGAGTTAGTAGCCAGATGTAATTCTCATATAAGGAGAACCTTATTCAGAGATACGTATAAACTTGCCGAGGTCAGGGGGCCCTATAAGCATTCAAATATTTGTTTATACCCACAAGAGTATAGAGCGACTATAAAAGAAATAGAATTAGAATTATCTCCCAAAGAGTATAAACTACTTGAATTATTTATCCAAAGTCCCAAAAAAGTATGGAGCAGAGATAAGATTTTAGAAAAGATCTGGGGTATTAATTTTACTGGAGATAGAAAAACAGTTGATGTACATATCAGATGGCTAAGAAAAAAAATAGAGGATGATCCTTCAGACCCAAAACTAATTCAAACTGTAAGAGGGTTTGGCTACAGATTTACTTAA